The Pseudoalteromonas tunicata genome segment AAGGTAAATTACAATGAAAATAACCTACTTATCCTTTTGCGCTCTAGCAGTCAGCCAAGCTGCTTTCGCACAAGCCCCACTCGTTTCAATTACGCCTCAAGATCAATTTTTTACAAATCTAACCGCATTATGTGGCAAAGCTTTTTTAGGCAATGTAACCGTAGGCAACGAGAGCGATAATGCCTTTAGTAAAGAAAAACTCGTTATGCATGTTCGCAGCTGTAGCAAAGATGAATTGCAAATTCCATTTCATGTTGGTGATAACGCTTCTCGCACATGGATCATCAAAAAAACAGGATCTGGCTTACAACTAAAACATGATCATCGAACGGCAAAAGGTGAAGATGATAAATCAACTATGTATGGCGGACATACAATAGATGCAGGCTGGGCACAGGCACAGTCTTTTCCCGCAGATCAGTATTCTAAAGAGCTCTTTGTTGCATCAGGGATCCCACAATCTGCCGGCAATACTTGGCACATGTATATTTACCCAGAAAAATTCACTTACCGCTTAACCCGCGAAGGTCGTGAATTTAGAGTGGACTTTGACCTCACCAAGGCGATAACACCACCAGCTGCACCTTGGGGTTATAAAGATTAAAGCACTGTTGAATACTAGTTAATGAGCCAAATCAAAACATTACTGAAATGATTAATTTACTGGCTCAATTTTTAGACTCAGGCACTGAAGTGTCGCGGTTAATGACGGTTGATAAGGACGGGGATGTGTAGGAAGCGCTTTAAACTCTTGCACTCCAGTTTCAAATACCAGACTAAACTGCGAACTTCGGCACAGTTTCGCTGCATATCTTAATAAAAATACGCTTTGTTTTTCAAAATGGTCATAACTATCCGCTTCAACTGCAAGCAAATAGTGACCGTCGCTCACACGAGTCTCTTGGTAAAAAACTTTATGGTCAAAGTCATAAAGCCGCTCAGTCTTTTTTTGTGCTGAAAATGAACAGAAACTAACAACAAGTAACAGTAAACTGAAAAATTTCATGATTAAATCATATACCCTAAAAATAAAGTCACTAAACTGGGGTCAGTTTAGTGACTTTAAAATAAAATTGAAATTGAAATTAGCTCGCGCTACCAACATCAAGCTTTTCAAACCAAGCGAGAAACTCGTGAACAGTTTCCCCTTTAAAAATGCGCCCATGCTGCGGCGCCATTATTTCAATATCAAGCTCTTTAACTCGTGCAATCCAGTTCATTTTTGCACGATTTGAAGGCATCCAACGTTTATGGAAGTATTCCATTTTAGGAATATGTTTGGCAAAGTCATCGACAAACATTGGTGCTTCTGTTGATTCAAGCGCAGCACCAATATCCCCACTCATCAAAATTTTCGCTTCGGGATCATAAACATTAAAATTACCCGATGAATGCAGATAATGAGCAGGTATAAAACGCAAAGCGGTGCTACCTAACATAAACTCCCCCCCTTCATCTTTAATCGGCATGAATTTAATATTTTCCATGCCAAAATGACGAATGAATCCTTCCCATAACCAAGGTGCATAGAGCTTAGCTTTGGGGACTGTTTTATCCCACAAACCAAGGGACGAAATAATATCTGGGTCTTGATGGGAGGCAAAAAGCGTTGTTAATTTATCTAATTCAATATGGCCGAGCACGCCTGCTAGCATTGGAGAAAATAACTCAATGCCGCCCGGATCTAACAATACCGATTCTTTTTCATTAACAATTAAATACTGATTAGTGTCGATAATTTTTTCTGGCTTTGCCGGATCGCGACCAAACACCACCCATTTATGATGTTTTCCCTGATAAAGAATACTTGATTTCATTTAATTATCCGTTGTAATTGAGACAAAGTATTAAGATTGATTGTAATGGCGGTTTTAATTCGAAGCGCTGCTGAGGCTATGTAATCAGACACTGACTCTAAACTATCGCAATATTC includes the following:
- a CDS encoding MBL fold metallo-hydrolase, yielding MKSSILYQGKHHKWVVFGRDPAKPEKIIDTNQYLIVNEKESVLLDPGGIELFSPMLAGVLGHIELDKLTTLFASHQDPDIISSLGLWDKTVPKAKLYAPWLWEGFIRHFGMENIKFMPIKDEGGEFMLGSTALRFIPAHYLHSSGNFNVYDPEAKILMSGDIGAALESTEAPMFVDDFAKHIPKMEYFHKRWMPSNRAKMNWIARVKELDIEIMAPQHGRIFKGETVHEFLAWFEKLDVGSAS